The sequence GGAAGGCTTCCTCCAAGGACTTGATCTTGATCTCATACTCCAGCCACCTAATGTGGTAGCCCTCGATCTGCCGCTTCAGCACGACGTTCTCCTCCTTCTGCCGTAGCTACGCCTCCGCCTCCACTGCCTCCCTCTCTAGCTCTTAACCGATCAAAATCTACAATCAAAAACCAACATCGAATCCATCAAATTGTGCCAAATCGTCCCTCGCTCGAAACCCTAAATTGTAGGTTCGTGGTGGAAGCCGCCTGACCTACTTGATGGTGATGAGCTCTCCAGAGTCCAGATTCATGCTGAGGTAAACCTGCCTGAACGCGCCGCTCCGATGGGATCTCCCTTTCGCCACCGGATCGGCGggatctcctctcctcctccttcttcccaTATGGCGCTACCCCCCACCTCTTCTGTCGGAGGCCGCGGgcacgggcggcggcgacggcggtggcaaGAGGCGGTGCATGGGTGAGGGGCTCTTGGACGTCCTGCGAAGGCGGTTGCTGATCCGCTCCCTGAACCCACCACCAGTGGCGGTGACGGTGGAGGAGAACACGGGCTCATCAAGGGCGGCGCCCGTGTGGAAGGATATGGAGCGGCACACGAAGTCACAGACGGCATCCGCCGACTAGGGGCTGCGCTGCGGCGAGCTTAGATTGGGCAGGGGACGAGGCAAAGGTGGTTGCGGCTagggtggtggaggaggtggagaggaggGTGGAGGAAATGGAAGCGGCTACAGCGGCGGTGATGTGGGGAGGCGGATGCGGCGATGACTGGGTGGCGGAGGAGGTGAGCGGCTCGGgtgtggaggaggagaaggcaacgACGGTGGGTCGATTGCGCAAGGGCCCACCTGGTGGCGTGACTCTTACGTGAGAGACGGGGATGGGGTGGGAGAGGGACTCATGGGACTACGGAGAACGCGGGACTCATTTTTTCGCCCACCGCCGCCACTCGACCGCCGACGCCCTGATCCACCCCACTGTTGTTGGATTCGTCTGCCCCGCTCGTCATTGTCCTAATCGGGCGCGCCACTCCACCCAGATCTGCGCCGCCCGTTCCGATCCGACGCTGCCCTGTCTAATGCCGGCCGCAGCGATACGTGattggagggagagagagcaagcAAGGAAGAGGGTGTCGATGTGGCGGCAGCACGGGGACTGGGAGATGCTACAGGGCCAACCGCGGACGAATGAGACGGCAGAGCGAGGCGCGGGCAAGAGGGGGTGGAGGGCGAGCGCGGggaagcgggaggaggagggccGATATGAGCGGCGCAAGCCGTGTGTAGGGGCGGCGTGTGGGGTGAGTAGGGGTGTTGATTCTGTTGTGGGGCCAGGTCAAGGCAAAAGACAGAAACATGTGACACATTGCGGTAGGATGCGAATCCTCTGATTTTGGCAAAGCAAAGTTAGAGGTGCTATAGTAATTCGTGAGTGCGTGAACTATATCATTGAAATCCTGACCGTCCATTCATGATTCGACGGACGGAAAAATTACTGTAGCACATCTGACTTTGCTTCGGCAAAATCAAGAGGATGCGAATCCCATTGCGGTGAGGATAAAGGGATTGTTGGATTCTATTTAAAGGGGTTGGATGAAATGCTCGATACCAATAGCATTCTCAACTTTATAGTTTAGATAAGAAGAGGCTAGGGGCTCAGGCAGAGAGCACAGGAAGCAAAAGCCGGAAGGAAAAGAGAGCAACAAGACGAAGCAAAACAGAAAATAAACAGCAATGAGGCTCCGGCTTCACGCGGTCCTCGGCCTCGCGCTGGCGGTGGCGGTCGTGCTCATCGTCTACTGCCTGGCTCACACGCAATCTGCAGGCGGCAGCGCCAGCGCGGCCAATGACTCGGGCTTCCGCGACGATAACACCGAGGAGGTGGTGCCGTGGTGGTTGGCAAGGAGGAGCACGGCCGGCGACACACGGAGCCGCGACGGGTGGGCGGTGGCGGGAACCCATTGATTGCATCCATTTTGTTTGTGCCAATCTAAAAAACGGGAGCCTCTGCCTAAGATTTTCCAAACAAATGCAAGTTCCAGTACAAAATCAGCTCGATCACCTGGAGCAGCAGCGGCCGCTCTTGGCCCACATGACTACACGAGTCTGTTCAAGCTCTTCGCCATCCTGATCATTCTGTCCACCGCAAGTGTGCCATGGCAGGTTGCTGTTTCTGGGTAAACCAGCGAGGGCACCACCAGCGCCGAAGCCGGTGCCTTAAAGAACTGTGGTTCGCCAGGCGGCGCAGGGCGGACGGCAGTCGTGACATGCGGAGCCGCGATGGCTGGGCGCAGAGATCGGGAGGCCGGCATGGGACGCTAATATTCATCAGTGGAGCTTCCGGTCCCTGCCGCCGGCGACGTCGTCCGTGCAGGAGGCGGCTCGACCGTGCGCCGACGAGCCACGAGGCGAGCAGATGTAGCTGGCTGTGGACCTGTGGTTATGCATTATCAGGGAGCGATATCAGCTGTGCGCGCGTGGGCACAACGTTTGTGCTCCAGCGCGTTGTGGTCCATTTGCTCCGTGCATGGTTTTAGCTGTGAAGTGTCGCCCTCACTCaatcaatactatatattaaagctTGAAGGATTAGAGTGATTCTAGGGGTCCAAGTACTGCAGCTATGGTTTATGTGGattatacatatgtatatatgtatatatatgtgtatgtatgtatatatatattcatatatttacatatataatataattttttgggaaattttagaaaaatagcgaaaggtacAATAGTTATAttataaatcggttgaaataatctaaaatgcacagaaaaatatctaaaactcaaaaaaatatgaaacaaatgtTGTTAGGTTGGTAGTATtgtcgtctacatattaaaattatgtgcatgcataaaataatattattttcttcataattaaatgaatgtgttaaatattaataaattcataaataaatattgagatgtctaaaattgatgaacataattttttgtcttcttttatcatgttctgtgaaaaaaaaaacagacgcGGCGTAGATACACCAATCCACCTAGTATCATGTATGCACCGAAGGACATCAAATGGATCTCATTTTACCGCCTGTGCGCCACCAGCAACTGAAGACATAATGTCAAAATGGATGTGTAATGTCGCTCGAATGAACATATATCTTTTGTAACAGGAGAGCTATTACGCACCCACACAAAAGCTCCGATCCTTGCCGTTTTACTCGATTTCCATATTGCAGAATCTCTGGGAATTCCACTTCAGGATTGTGCAGCTTACTACCTTGCCGTTTTCCCCTAGGGCATTAGCACTGGTTTAGTGGTTTACCCACTCCCTGTTTCAAACGCACAAAACCTCGGGCTTTAGGCTTCAGCAGTTCACCTCAAGAGATCCAAGCGAACTTCCTCCCTATGGCAGGGCAAAATACTGGATGCTTGCACTTCGCAAATTAGATCTGGTAGCTGGAAAGCATGACCAGGGCCACAGCCCCAAGACGGGACTCGGAGTCATGTCTCGTGCTGGGTCATGCACATCCACTGGTATCAGTACCACTGCCGTACCAGTGGTTCAACAGCTCATCCACAGCACCTTGCGAGTGAGACCAAGAACAAGTGCCAAATTTGTCATGCTTCCCACAAGCCCAGGCCAGTCTGATCCACATTCTCTGATAAATTCAGGAGGCAGGAGATGCCATTGCCATTCGAGGTTGGAAAGCGTCACCAGCATGACACTCTCCTCGTGCCTTGTCGCCGGATCCCTCCTGATCGTAGCAGTAGTAGCTCCGGTTTATTCGAGCGCCGAGCAGAGGAGCAACGGGCGCGGGCAGTTTTTGGTTGCCAATGCGAGCTCCGCTCGTGATCAGAGGCAGGCTCCGTCTTGCCACACATCACCTgcgcctccgccgccacttCCACCATGTTCTGGCCACCATGATCATCGTCAAGAAGCTCCGGTTCCACCGTTGAGACTTCTTGGTTCGCGGAGGCCTGTTGCAGGCCCGCCCCCGCCGCAGCACGGACCTCCACGGGGTCGTCGTACGAGGTATCCGCCGCCGCCCCCACCGCCGCCATGCTTGTAGCTGTAGCTGTTGCAGATGGCTGTCTTGCTGGCGTCCCGTTCCCTGTATTACTTTAGTAATAATATTTCCTCGACATTTCCATGCCATTGCATTATTTTAGTATGCCATTTGAAGGAA is a genomic window of Phragmites australis chromosome 24, lpPhrAust1.1, whole genome shotgun sequence containing:
- the LOC133907859 gene encoding formin-like protein 18 produces the protein MSRAGSCTSTGISTTAVPVVQQLIHSTLRVRPRTSAKFVMLPTSPGQSDPHSLINSGGRRCHCHSRLESVTSMTLSSCLVAGSLLIVAVVAPVYSSAEQRSNGRGQFLVANASSARDQRQAPSCHTSPAPPPPLPPCSGHHDHRQEAPVPPLRLLGSRRPVAGPPPPQHGPPRGRRTRYPPPPPPPPCL